Within Sphingomonas piscis, the genomic segment TGCCCCTGCCCACTTTCGTCTCCGTTCAGCCTTCGGCCGGCAACCATCCCGCCGTTGCGAAGGAAGACCTCGTCGATGCTCTGGATGCCGACGATCGGAAGACCCTTCGTGTCCGATGTAAATGTCAGCTGGGCATCGCCGCTGCCGACGACCAGGAACTCATCTGGCCCAATTTGAAGAAGCATTGCCCCGACGCGGCTGTTCGGGTCGATCGTTCCACCAGGTGGTGCGGCACGCACCATGTTGGCGAGATAGTTGCCGACACGGAGGCGGCCCGCGCGCTGCGCTTCGCCCTCCATGACCATCGCCCGAATATTGCCCTCGGCCTGCTTCTGCAGGATGAGCGGCGCCAGGCCGGCAAGCTGGCCGTAGACATGGCCGATCGCATCGTCCCGCCGGCCGACGCTCTGGCCATTGCCGTCGAGATCGCCGGCGCCCTCGCTGCCGTCGATACCGAACGGAGAAAAGCCCAGCGCATTTAGCGCGCCGAATGCGTGCAGCGCATTGGCCGCACCTTCCTTGCCGCCGCGCGCTTCCGGAATGAACAACGGGTTGTCGGACCGATTGTATGCGGCTGCCCAGTCGACGAATTGATCGAAGTAAATGTCGGGCGACAGGAATTCGAGCGACGGCGCGCCGGCCTTCCAGATGTCCAGGGAGCTCGGAAGCGGACCGCCCGAATTATATTGTCCGGGTTCGTAGTTCGGCCGGATGAGCGCCGCGTTGGTGAACATCGGCAGCGGATATTCCGCCTTCCCCGCGGCCGTCACTTTCTCAACATAGGTCGCATAGAACCATGACATGAACAGGTGATCGGTGACCGATCCCGTCCCGAACACCTCCTGCCAGGTGCCCGACGCTCTTGCGCCGGCCGCTTCCCATACCGAGCGGAGTGTCGGATTGAGCCGCGTGCGGTTCGTCGTCAGATGCTGCATCAACTCAGAGGGTACCGGCGCCGCGAAGGCTGCTTCGGCGACCGCAGAATGGTCGCGAGACTGAGGAATGACGCCGACCTCGTTCTGAACTTGCACCATCAGCACCGTGCGCTGCACGCGATCGATCGCCGCGATGTGGCGCATCAGACGTGCGAATGCGCGGGCATCGGAAGTCTGAGCTGCTGACGAAAACGGGGAAAGGCGCTCGGTGCCCTGCCCGCTGCTCATCTCGACCCGCGGAAACCGGGCGAGGTCGCTTTTGACCCAAGCGGGAACATAGCTGGAATAGGTATTCTTCCAGCTCCCGAACCAAAGGATGACCAGCCGCAGATTGTTCTTGCGTGCGCCCGCGGCGAAGTCGTCGACGACTTTGAACGTGAAGTGCCCCTCTTGGGGTTCGATGTCCTCCCACGCCACTGGAACCAGAACCGTGTTCAGGTTCATCGAACGCAGCATTGGCCAGACCGGCGCCATGTAATCGGCACTGTTGTAGCTGGAGTTGTGAGTCTCACCGCCAAGGATAAGGAACGGCTTGCCGTCGACGATCAGCTGCGTCGCGGCCCCCCGTCGCTCCAGATGAGGCAAGCCCTGCGCCTGGGCGGCTCCCATCATCGAACTCAAAGAGAGGACCAAACAGCCGACGAGAGCCTTCAGAACCTTCATGCTTTTCATGTCTGGCCTCGCGGGATCAGCAACAGCGTTCGTGAGTGATGGAATAGGCCATCTTGAAAGTGGAAGCAGCCCAGCCGTTCGAGACCGACCGGGCCGCCGCCACCTTTCACATCAGGACGGAACTAGATCGCGAGCGACCTAGAACCTGCCGCGAACGCCAAGCATCACGGTGCGCCCGGGATTATACTCGTTGAAGGTCGCATTCGGATAATCGAAGTAGCTGCCTTGCGACTCCTTGGTGATGTTGATCACGTTCAGCACGACCGTGGGCAGGTAGGCGTTGCCCAGGACCTTGCTGAGATCCACGTTGCCGGAGAAGTCGAGCTGCTTGTAGTCGCGGCCCCAGATGACTCCGAGCGGCGCAACAAAGCCGTTCTGACCCGGGTTGGACCCCTGCGACCCTTCGTTGAAGGTATAGCTCAGCCGCGCCGAGATGCCGTTGTTGTCGTAATAACCGGTAAGGTTGTACGTTTTCGGTGACACGCCGATCGCAACCGCCGGCGCACCCGCACCTTCGCCCTTCTGATCGATCAAGGTCAGATTGCCCTGAACGCCAAGACCGGTGAAGCCCCAACGCTCCGTTATGATGTCCAGCGGCTGGGTGATCTGGAACTCCAGCCCGTTGACCTTCAGCTTGCCGTCGGAATTGACCTGCTGGGTGAGGAGGATTTCGGCGTTATTGCCACCGGAGCAGTTCGTCGTTCCCGCAGGCGAGCCAAGGCGCGTGCAGATGGCTTCACGTTGCTGCGACGTCAGCCCTTCGAACGTGATCCCGTAGGGGGTCAGGAACGACAGCGGCTGCCTGGTGGTGCCGTTCACTGTGAAGCCGGTGATCGACTTGCGGAAAGCCGCAAACGCAATCACGCCTTCGCCGCCCGTATAATATTCGAAACCAAGATCGATGTTGGTCGAGATGTAGGGGTCAAGCTCCTGGTTCCCGATCGAGCCGACATCGGCCGACGGCGCATTGAAGGTAGCGCCGGGGAGCAGGGCATTGGGATCCGGACGGGTCATCGTCTTGGAAATGCTGCCGCGCGCCACGGCCTTGCGGCCGAAGTTGTACGCGGCAGTGAATGACGGCAGCCAGTTCTTGTACCGCGACTTGTCGGTCAGGAACACGATCTGGTTGGGATAGCGGCCACCGTCGGCGATCGGCGTCGGCACGGTGTTCCGAATGTCGGGAATGCTGATGACACCGCCGATGATCTGGTCGGTACGGACGTGGCGCGCGCCGGCATTGAACCGGAACTGATCGTCGTCGCCGACATCGAAGATGCCGTTGATCTCGAAGAAGGTGCCCAGCACCTTTTCACGGACGAGACCGCCGTTCGCACCGCTGCTTCCACTGCGAACTTCGGTCCTGTTTTGCAGGAAGCCTTCGTAGTTGGTGTCCTGGGCAAAACGATCCCAGTCTACGGTGATGAAGCCGGTGTCGTTGGGGCGAAGATAGCTGGCGATCGCCGAATTGGGGATGAGCGATCCCGCATAGACGATTGGCGGCCCGCCCGCCGTGTAATTGGTGCCATAGCCGGCATAATCAGGAAAGCCGGGCGCAATGGGCGTTCCGGGGACCTGCGTTCCGGGCACGCTGAGGCCGGTGCACGGCAAAGCCGCCGTGTTCGGGCCTTCCAACGTGATGTTCGGCCCGTTCCCGCAGATCGCGTTGGACCATGCGTTGGTGGCGTCGAACGGCGTGATGCGGCGCTGCACATCGTCGTAGGCCGCGCCGATCCGGGCGCTGATCTTTGTCTCGTCCCCGAACAACAGGCTTCCGCGGATACCCTTGGTCTTGGTCTTGCGGTCTTCGCCGTTCAGATTGACGCGGGCGCCGCCGTACCAGCCAAAATTCTTCGGATCGTTGAGGTCGATGTTGCTGTTGACCTGCGGGACTCCGCCGTTGTTGACATAGTCAACGGTGATGCCGCTGCTTGGCGGGGTAATCACGAGAACCGTTGGGCTTTCCCGGTGGAAATCACTCTTGGTGAGGTTCGCCTGAATATCGCCCTTGATGAAGCTGCTGATCGTGAATTGGGCGCCGGGGTTGATGCCCCAGAACTTCTGATCGTCCATGTACGGGCGATATTCGAGAAAGAATTGCGCGTTGGCATAGGTGCCGCTGGTCACCACGCAGCCGGCGGTACAATCCGACCGGTCATACTGGGTATTCAACGGGATGGGCGCGCTGTTGCGGACGGCCCAGTTCAACGCGGAACGGGTGAAGTCCGTCTTCCGGGTGCCGTACATACCGTCGACGTAGAATTGAAGCGCATCGCTCGGGCGATATTCCAGGGAAGCGATGGCGTTCTTGCGGAAGCGGTAGCCGACCTCGTCACGCGGACGAGACAGGCGCGGCAAGATGCCGTTATCGATCTGGTCGATGGTTGCGCCCGGATTGCGGCTGAGCAGGAAGGCCTGGTCGATCGGAGCGCCGACGGTGAGGCCGTTGCCGGCGTTCGCGGGGACCGTGGCAGGGATCGTGAAGTTGCCGCTACCGGTGGGGTTGCGCGTTGCGCCCGTGCGCTGCGATGCGCTGAGGTTTGGATTGGTGAAGCCGATGGTTTCATATCCATCGACCCGGAACTCGTTGCGCGCAAAGGCGCCGCCGACGAGGATGCCAAAATCGCCAAAGGTACGGCTTGCCAGCAGATGGCCATTATAGCCCCACTTGTCCGCGTTGCTGTTCTTCGTGCCTTGCAGGCCATAGCTGATGTAGGGCTTTGGATTGTCGAACGGGCGCGCTGAGCGAAGGTTGACCGTACCTGCAGCACCACCTTCCAACTGGCTCGCGGTCGGGGACTTGCTGACCGTCAACTGCGTGAACAGCTCCGTCGGAAGAAGGTCGAGGTCGACCTCGCGGTTCGTGCTTTGCGCGTCGAACCTTACCGAAGCGACCGCAACCGGCGCACCGTTCAGAAGCACGCGCGTGAAGTTGGTCCCAAGGCCGCGGATGGCAATGTTGGAGCCCTCGCCCGTGACCTCGCGGCTGATGGTGACACCGGGAATCCGGTTCACGGATTCTGCGATATTGGTGTCGGGAAACTTGCCGATGTCTTCGGCGAAGATCGAATCGGTGAAGCCGATCGAACGGCGCTTGGCATTTGCCTGGCTCTGCAGGGATGCGCGATAACCGGTGACCACGATGCTCTGATCGCCGGTTGCCGAAGGATCGGCCGGAGCCTGGGCTGTGGAATCGATTTGCGTTGGAGTGGTCTGACCGGCGCCTTCGTTCGTCGCATCGGTTGCCGGCTCGGCCGAGCTGCTATTGGACGACGCCGTGGGCTCCCCATTGCCCCCGGCGGTTTGCGCGGACGCCGTGCCCCCGATCAGCAAAACTGGAAATGAAGCCGTAGCCAGCAGCAAGCGCCGGCGCGCGTTGAACGATGCCATTGTGATCCTCCCTGTTCTCCGGCGGCTCTCTGGCCGCATCGAATTAACATGAGAGGTAAGCTCCACTCATCTTAATTGTCAACACAAAGGTAATCACGGTGGTCTTACCACTTGATGACGGTAGAAGTTGGGCTATGATTTCGTCATGGGTGAGGGCTAAGCGAGCAGAATGAGAGTTCCACGTGACAGCAAAGACCGGCTGTATCAGTCGGTTGTGCGGCAACTCGGCCAAGCCATTGAGGCCGGCGCCTATCCGGTCGGGACCCGACTGCCGTCGGAGCGCGACCTTGCCGAGCAACTGGGCGTGAGCCGCCCGGTGGTGCGGGAGGCGATCGTGGTCCTGCAGAACAGCGGCATGGTGGAGATTCGCCATGGCGCCGGTGTCTTCGTTCGCGCCAAGGCTGAAAGCGCCGGGTCTTTCGGGATGGATGCCGATGCGGGACCGTTCGAAGTCATCGAAGCGCGACGGCTACTCGAAGGTGAAGTGGCAGCGTTGGCGGCTGAACTGGTCACCGATCGTCAGATCGCCGAGTTGGAGACGTTACTCGATCGGCTCGGCGATATGCGCCTGGACGAAGCGACACGCGAGCAGGCGGACCGTGCTTTCCATCTCGCGCTTGCGCGGGTCACGGGGAACGATGTGCTGGTCAACCTTGTCGAGATGCTGTGGGACATTCGCTATCAGTCGTCGCTGTGCGCATATTTCTTCAAGCGAGCACGGGACGCGGGGATTGAGCCTGTGGTTGACGAGCATCGCGTCGTTCTGGACGCGCTGAAAGCGCGCGACCCGGAAGCCGCCCGCAAGGGCATGCGCGATCACCTGGCGCTCGTAACCAAGAACCTTCTCATCGCCACCGAAGAAGATGTTCGCGAGCGGGCTCGGCTGAGGGTCGAGGAACGAAGGTTCGACTTCGCGCGACGCGCCGGCGTGAGCGTCTGATCGGCCGCTTGACCCCGAGGAGGCAGATCAATGTTCAATCGCCGTGACGCATTGCTATCTGGTCTCGCGACAGGGCTGGTGGGATCGGCTGCGCGTGCGGCAGTGCCCGTCAGCTGGCCCGCCTTCCCCGCCGAAGAAATTGCGCTCTGGCCGGGGCCTCCACCAGGTGCGCCGGCAAGGTTGCCGGTCGAAGACGTGATCGAGACCGGCAATGCTGAGCGGCATGGGCGGATGGTGAAGGGACTTGCCCGGCCGCGGATGAAAGTCTTCCGGCCCGCGAAGCCCAACGGTGCCGCTCTGCTTGTAACGCCGGGCGGCGGCTATTCTGTCATCGTCATTGATGTCGAAGGCTATCAAATCGCACCATGGCTCGCGGAGCGGGGTTGGACGGTCTTCGTCCTCTACTATCGCCTGCCAGGCGAAGGCTGGGCAAATCGCGCCGATGTCCCGCTTGCCGATGCGCAGCGCGCAATGCGGCTGATCCGGTCGCGGGCTGCGACCTACGGCTTCGATCCCAGCAAGGTAGGCGCCCTGGGCTTTTCCGCCGGCGGGCATGTCTGCGGCGACCTCGCGACCCGGTTCGACGCAAAGGTCTATACGCCGGTCGATGCCGCCGACCGGTTGAGCGCGCGCCCGGCGGTGGCCGCACCGATCTACGCCGTTCAGTCGATGAGCGACCCGTTGGCGCATGGAGGCTCGCGCGACATGCTTCTGGGACCGAACTCCTCCTCGGCGATGCAGATGGCGCATAGTGTTGCGCGTAATGTCACGAGCGCCACTCCTCCGACTTTCCTCGCCCATGCAGAGGACGACACGGTGGTTTCGGTCGAGAATAGCGTAGAGATGCGCGCCGCGCTGAAGGCCGCTGGAGTGAAGGTCGAAACGCATCTTTTCACCGTGGGCGGCCATGGCCTCGGCACGCCGGGGCCGGCAGGCGAGCCGGCGCGGCACTGGAAGGAATTGTTTGCGACCTGGGCGCGAGCCCAAGGGCTCGGCTAGCTTCCCGCTTCGCCCGGTTCCGTCGGTTCCGCGATGGCAGCGTCGGCGCCGAGCGCACGGTACAGATCGACAGCGTTGCCCGCCCGTTGCCGCTGCACAGCCACCCGCCCCTGCTGCGCGTTGTAGAGTGTGCGCTGCGCGTCCAGCGTGGTGAAATAGGAATCGATCCCCCCGCGGTAGCGGGCGTTGACGAGCCGCAGCGTTTCGCTGGCGGCGGCAACATTAGCCTGAGTGGCGCGTAGCCGCTCCTCCACCGTGCCGCGATCGGCAAGCGCATCGGCCACTTCGCGGAAGGCGGTCTGAATGGCGCGTTCGTAGGATGCGAGAGCGGCGTCGCGCTCGGCCTGGCTCAGGCGAACGTTTGCACGGCCGGCACCGGCGTTGAAGATGGTGTAGCCCGCCCCTGCCCCGGCGGACCAAGTAAAAGCGCCGCTGCTGAACAGCGAGGTCAAGCTTGAGCTGGCGAGTCCCAGCAGACCTGTTAGCGAGATCGTCGGGAACAAAGCCGCGCGCGCGGCGCCGATCTCCGCATTGGCGGCGTAAAGTGTAAATTCCGCTTGCACGACGTCGGGTCGGCGCAGCAGGACGCGAGAGTCGAGGCCGGCGGGAAGCGGGGCGAAGGTGTCGCCGGCTCGTTCGATCGACTCCGGCAGAGTGCCGGGCGCGATAGGGGCACCGACCAGCAGTTGGATAAGGTTGGCGTCCTGAGCTCGGGCGGTGCGCTGCTCCGCTACGTCCTGCCGCGCCGTTTCCAGCACTTGCTGCGCCTGAAGCAGGTCGGTTGCCGGCGCGACTCCGCCCCGGAGTCGGGCTCGGGTCAGAGTGAGGCTCTGCTCGGCAGCGGCAGCCGTGTCCTCGGCAATGCGTAGCAGGCTCGAGTCCGCGGCATAGTCGAGCCATGCATCGGCGAGATCGCCGATCAACGTCAGTCTGACCGAACGCGCTGCTGCCTCGGTGGCCAGGAAGCGCTGCTGCTCGGCGCGGGTGAGTGAGGCCAAGCGCCCGAACAGGTCGATTTCGAAGGATGGCGAGACGCGCAGCGCGTAGCTTTGACGGACGCCTCCGGATGAACCCACCGCACCTGCAGTGGAGCCGCCCTTGCTGACGCTCGTATCCGCGCTGCTGTCGACCCTTGGGAACTGATTAGCGCGGGTAATCGTCACCCGCTCCCGCGCGGCCGCGATGTTGGCGACGGCGATACGAATGTCCCTATTGTTGGCAAGCGCCTGCTGGATCAACGCCTGCAGACGGACATCGCGGAAGACGTCGCGATAGGTGAAAACGGGCAGCGCGACTTCGTTCTGGCGCAGGTAAGCATCGCCGGCCGGCCAGGAGGCGGGCACGGGCAATGGCGTCGGCGTCAATTTGGGATCGAGCGACGTGCAGCCAGCCAGCAGCAGCAGCAGCAGCATCAACGCGGTCGATGTGCGCTTCACGCTTCCGCCGCCTTTCGCCGCGTGCGGAAGCGTTCGCGCACAACGATCAGGCCGTCTTTGACGCCGCGGCGAACCAGCACGAAGAAGAGCGGGATGTAGAAGATCGCGAGAATGGTCGCGGTCAGCATCCCACCAATGACGGAGGTGCCGATCGCGATGCGGCTGTTGGCGCCAGCACCGGTGGAAAGGGCCAGCGGAAGCACGCCGAAGATGAAAGCGAAGCTGGTCATCAAGATCGGGCGAAGTCGGATCCGTGCTGCCTCGAGCGCCGCATCGAGGATCGGCTTGCCCTGCCGTTCGGCCTGCTCGGCGAACTCGATCATCAAAATCGCATTCTTGGCGGCCAGGCCCATGGTCGTGAGCAGGCCGATCTGCAGGTAGACGTCATTTTCCAGTCCGCGCAGCGTCACCGCGAACACCGCGCCTACCAGCCCCAGCGGGATGACCAGCAGCACGGCCAACGGGATCGACCAGCTTTCGTAGAGTGCGGCAAGGCAGAGGAAGACGACGATCAGCGAAATGGCATAGAGCAAGGGCGCCTGGCCTGAAGACAGCCGCTCCTGGAAGGACTGGCCGGACCAGGCGACACTGGTCCCCGGCAGCTGTCCGGCAAGCCGCATCATCTCGTCCATCGCCTCACCCGAGCTGACGCCCGGCGCCGGCTGTCCTTGGAATTCGAACGCCGGCACGCCCTGGAAACGCGAAAGGCTGCTCGGCGCCGTCGACCAGCCGATCCGCGCAAAGGAAGAGAAAGGACTCATCTCCCCGGTAGAGGAACGGACGTACCATTGCGACAGGCTGGAAGGATCGGCCCGGTACGGAGCGTCGCCCTGAACGTAGACGCGCTTCACCCGCCCCTGGTCGATGAAGTCGTTGACGTAGCGTCCGCCCCAAGCCGTCGACAGGGTCGAGTTCACGTCGGCCTGGTTGAGCCCGAAGGCGGTCAGCCGCTGCTGATCGACGTTGATCGCCAGGCTGGCGACGTCCGGAAGGTCGCTTAAACGAACGGAGGTCAGCTTGGAGTTGGCGTTGGCGAGCTGAAGCAGTTTTTCCCGAGCGGCAATGAAGTCGGCACGGCTGAGCCCGCTCCGGTTCTGCAGCTGCATGCTGAAGCCGTTGGACTGACCAAGGCCGCGGATGGCGCCGGGGACGAGGGCGAACACCTGCGCATCGCGGAAGCCGCGGAAGGCACCGGAGGCGCGCTCGACGATGGCGTCGGCGGTGTTCTCCTTGCCCGGCCGTTCGCTCCAGTCCTTGAGGTTGAGAAAGCCCTGCCCCGTGTTCTGGCCGGTCGCGCCGCCGCCCCGCCGCCGCCCGCCACGGTGAACAACGTCTGGATGTTGCCTGACTCATGCTCGGCGAAATAGCGCTCGATCTGCCGCTGCACCTCAAGCGTGCGCACCTGCGTCGCGCCGGCGGGCAAGCGGAACTGGATGCTTGCCGCGCCCTGATCCTCCGTCGGAAGGAAGCCGCTCGGCAGGCGAAGGAACAGGACGACGAGCAAAGCGACGATGGCGGCGTAGAGCCCCAGAAAGATCCATTTCCGGTCGATGACCTTGAGCGCTGCCGCCTGGTAGCGGTCGACGCCGCGATCGAAGATGCGGTTGAAGCCATTGCCGGCCCGGTGAACGAGCGCACCAAGCCTTGGCGCCTTGCGGTCGAGCCAGGTGGGCGTCGGCCCGTCTTCCGAATGGGGCTTCAGCAAGGTGGAGGTGAGCGCCGGGCTCAGCACCAGCGCGACGATCACCGACAGCACCATCGCCGAGACGATGGTGATCGAGAATTGCTTGTAGATGACGCCTGTGGACCCGCCGAAGAAGCTCATCGGCAGGAAGACCGCCGAGAGGACCAAAGCGATGGCGACGAGCGCCGTCTGGATCTCACCCATCGAGATGATCGTCGCCTCGCGCGCCGACATGCCGGGGTTCTCCGCCAGCAGACGCTCGACATTCTCCACCACCACGATGGCATCATCGACCAGCAGTCCGACCGCGAGGCTGAGTCCGAACAAGGTCAGCGTGTTGATCGTGAAGCCTGCGATGTAGAAAATGGCGAAGGTACCAAGCAAAACCACCGGAATGGCGATCGCCGGAACCAGCACTGCCCGCCAGCTTTGCAGGAAGACGAACATGACGATGATGACGAGGATCACCGCTTCGATCAGCGTCTTGACCACTTCTTCAACCGACAATTTGATGAAGGCGGTCGTGTCGTTGGCGTAGGTGTGCTGGATGCCCTCGGGGAAGCTGGCGGAAAGCTCCTGCACCCGCGCCTTCACCAATTCGGAGGTCTGGAGGGCGTCGGCACCGGGGGCGAGCGAGACGGCAATGCCGGCACCGGGATGGCCGTTGACGCGGGTCACGGCGTTGTAATTTTCCGAACCGAGCTCAACGCGGGCAACGTCGCCGAGCCGGACGCTTGCGCCGCTCGGGTCGGTTTTCAGGATGATCGCGCGAAACTCTTCGGGTGTCCGAAGCTTGGACTGTGCGGTGACCGTGGCGTTGAGCATCTGCTCGGACGCTTGCGGAAGGCCGCCGACTTCGCCGGCCGCTACTTCGGTATTCTGGTTCTGGATGGCCGAGACCACGTCGCTGGGCATCAGCGACACGGCTGCCAAGCGCTGCGGCTGAAGCCAGATCCTCATGGCGTGCTGGGAGCCGAAGACGTTGATGTCGCCGACGCCCGGCACGCGCGACAAGGGGTCCTGGAGGTTGGAGGTCAAATAGTCGGACACGTCCATGTTGGTGCGGGTGTCGGTGGAATCGTACACCGCGACGATCATCAGGAAGTCGGGGTTCGACTTGGTGACGCGGATGCCCTGCTGCTGAACCTGTTGCGGCAAGCGGGCAATCGCCTGTTGCACCTGGTTCTGAACCTGCACCTGCGCTGTGTCCGGGTTGGTGCCTTTCTCAAACACGACCGAGATGCTCACCGCGCCGCGCGAGCTGGACGAGGAGGAGAAGTAGAGCAGGCCGTCGATGCCGGTGAGCTGCTGCTCGAGGATCTGGGTAACGCTGTTCTCGACCGTCTCCGCCGAGGCGCCCGGGTAGCTGGCGCGAACGTTGACCTGCGGCGGTGCGACGTCTGGGTATTGCTCGATCGGCAAGCCCTGGATCGCGCCGATTCCCGCCAGCATGATGACGATGGCAATCACCCAGGCGAAGATCGGGCGATTGATGAAGACCTTGGACACGGCCTAGCGTCGGCCCTGCTGGTTGCCGCTCTGTTGACCGGCCGCGCCGGGCGGACGCGGCGCGATCCGTTGCGGTGCGTTCGCCGGCACCGGCCGCAACGGCGCGCCGGTTCGAAGGTTTGCCGTCCCTTGGGTGATGATCTTGTCCCCCGGCCTCAACCCCACAGTCACGACCCAGTTCGGCCCGTAGGTGCGTGTTGCCTGCACCGGACGCCGCTCGGCCTTGTTGCCCGCGCCGACCACGAACACGAAGCCCTGACCGCCGATGTCGCGTTGCAGCGCCGCCTGAGGAACCAGGACGACGTTGGGAGTGACCGCCTGCGTGAACTCCGCCTGGACGAACATGCCGGGCAGCAGAATCCCCTGGGGATTAGGCATCCGCGCCCGAAGGGTCACCGTGCCGGTGCTTTCGTTCACCAGGGCTTCGGAGAACTGAACGGTTCCAGTGTAGCCATAGTCGCTGCCGTCCTCGAGCTTCAGGCGTACCTGCGTGCTGCCGGACAGCGCGCCGCCACTGGCCAATGATCGCTTGAGCGTCAGAAGGTCCGCGGCCGACTGCTGGATGTCGACATACATGGGGTCGACGCCCTGGATCACTGCGAGCGGGTCGGCCTGGCTGGCGGTGACCAGCGCGCCAACCGTCGAAAGCGACCGGCCGATGCGACCGCTGATCGGCGCGGTGATGGTGGTGAAGCGAAGGTTGATCTGCGCCGTCTGCAACGCGGCATTGTTTTGCGCCACCTGGGCGCGGGCCTGCCGCGCCTGGGCTGCGGCGTCGGTGTAGTCCTGCTGGGCGACGGCCTCGATCTCAGCGAGCGGACGATAACGATTCGCTCGTTCCTGCGCCGCCTGCGCGGTCGCTTGTGCCGCCGCGACGTTGGCCCGCTGCTGATTCACTGCCGCTTGGTAGAGGCTCGGGTCGATCTGATAGAGCGCCTGACCCTGCCGGACGTACGAGCCTTCCTGGAAAAGTCGCCGGCGGACGAGGCCGCTGACCTGGGGTCGAACTTCCGATTGCTGGAAGGCGACCGTTCGCCCGCCGAGGCTCGATTGCAGCGGAACCGAGGCAAGCTGGGCGACAACGAACCCGACCTGAGTCGGGCCGCGCTGGCCGCCGCCCTGCTGGCCCTCTCGATCCGACCCTGAGCAAGCGGTCAGGGACAGGGCACTGGCGGCAATGGCGAGCAGCGCCGCACGCGGAGCGATGGAAGGCACGGCTGCGGCTCTATTGCGCCAGGCGGCGCTTCTCAACCGCAACTGGTCGAAAATAATCAACGGTTTGTTGACCTTGCAGTCGGCGCCTTGCTTCAATTCCGGCCCATCCTCGCCTATCGAACAGGCGCGCCGGTAGCCTGCCGCGGCTCTCAGCACTATGGGGCGAAGGACGGTATCCCGCTCGGCGGACGACCAAGGGAAGCGAAGTTCAGTATGCAGCAGTTTTCGCCCGTCCGGGAGTGGCACGACATCGACGTCGCCAAGTTTCGCAACGAGATCGCACCGCTTCGAGAGCCCGCAATCCTTCGCGGACTGGCCGCCTCCTGGCCCGCAGTGCAAGCGGCCGGGCAGTCGAACGAGGCCCTACGGGACTATCTGCTGCCGCTCGACAACGGCAAACCCACGCCCGCCTTTCTAGGGCCGCCCGAGATCAAGGGACGCTTCTGGTACCGCGAGGACATGCGCGGCTTCAATTATCAGCAAAGCCAGGCCGCCATCGGACAATTACTGCAGGCCTTGGTTGCCGCGCAGGACGATCCGAACGCCCCGTCGCTCTATGCCGGCGCGGTTCCGGTTGCCGAGCACATTCCCGCCTTTGCCCGCGACAATGACATCGACCTGCCCGGCACGGGCGCGGTTGCGCGGATGTGGATCGGCAATCGCGCCACCGTTTCCACCCACTTCGACCTGTCGGAGAATATCGCCGTCGTGGTTGCTGGCCACCGACGCTTCACCCTGTTCCCGCCCGAGCAGGTGCAGAACCTCTATGTCGGGCCGTTCGACTTCACCTTCGCCGGACCGCCGGTCAGCATGGCCAACCTGCGCGAGCCCGATCTAGGGCGCTATCCCAGGTTTGCGGAAGCCTTGAAGAACGCCCGCGTTGCAGAACTTGAACCAGGCGATGCCATCTTCGTCCCCTACATGTGGTGGCACCATGTC encodes:
- a CDS encoding TonB-dependent receptor; the encoded protein is MASFNARRRLLLATASFPVLLIGGTASAQTAGGNGEPTASSNSSSAEPATDATNEGAGQTTPTQIDSTAQAPADPSATGDQSIVVTGYRASLQSQANAKRRSIGFTDSIFAEDIGKFPDTNIAESVNRIPGVTISREVTGEGSNIAIRGLGTNFTRVLLNGAPVAVASVRFDAQSTNREVDLDLLPTELFTQLTVSKSPTASQLEGGAAGTVNLRSARPFDNPKPYISYGLQGTKNSNADKWGYNGHLLASRTFGDFGILVGGAFARNEFRVDGYETIGFTNPNLSASQRTGATRNPTGSGNFTIPATVPANAGNGLTVGAPIDQAFLLSRNPGATIDQIDNGILPRLSRPRDEVGYRFRKNAIASLEYRPSDALQFYVDGMYGTRKTDFTRSALNWAVRNSAPIPLNTQYDRSDCTAGCVVTSGTYANAQFFLEYRPYMDDQKFWGINPGAQFTISSFIKGDIQANLTKSDFHRESPTVLVITPPSSGITVDYVNNGGVPQVNSNIDLNDPKNFGWYGGARVNLNGEDRKTKTKGIRGSLLFGDETKISARIGAAYDDVQRRITPFDATNAWSNAICGNGPNITLEGPNTAALPCTGLSVPGTQVPGTPIAPGFPDYAGYGTNYTAGGPPIVYAGSLIPNSAIASYLRPNDTGFITVDWDRFAQDTNYEGFLQNRTEVRSGSSGANGGLVREKVLGTFFEINGIFDVGDDDQFRFNAGARHVRTDQIIGGVISIPDIRNTVPTPIADGGRYPNQIVFLTDKSRYKNWLPSFTAAYNFGRKAVARGSISKTMTRPDPNALLPGATFNAPSADVGSIGNQELDPYISTNIDLGFEYYTGGEGVIAFAAFRKSITGFTVNGTTRQPLSFLTPYGITFEGLTSQQREAICTRLGSPAGTTNCSGGNNAEILLTQQVNSDGKLKVNGLEFQITQPLDIITERWGFTGLGVQGNLTLIDQKGEGAGAPAVAIGVSPKTYNLTGYYDNNGISARLSYTFNEGSQGSNPGQNGFVAPLGVIWGRDYKQLDFSGNVDLSKVLGNAYLPTVVLNVINITKESQGSYFDYPNATFNEYNPGRTVMLGVRGRF
- a CDS encoding FadR/GntR family transcriptional regulator, with protein sequence MRVPRDSKDRLYQSVVRQLGQAIEAGAYPVGTRLPSERDLAEQLGVSRPVVREAIVVLQNSGMVEIRHGAGVFVRAKAESAGSFGMDADAGPFEVIEARRLLEGEVAALAAELVTDRQIAELETLLDRLGDMRLDEATREQADRAFHLALARVTGNDVLVNLVEMLWDIRYQSSLCAYFFKRARDAGIEPVVDEHRVVLDALKARDPEAARKGMRDHLALVTKNLLIATEEDVRERARLRVEERRFDFARRAGVSV
- a CDS encoding prolyl oligopeptidase family serine peptidase encodes the protein MFNRRDALLSGLATGLVGSAARAAVPVSWPAFPAEEIALWPGPPPGAPARLPVEDVIETGNAERHGRMVKGLARPRMKVFRPAKPNGAALLVTPGGGYSVIVIDVEGYQIAPWLAERGWTVFVLYYRLPGEGWANRADVPLADAQRAMRLIRSRAATYGFDPSKVGALGFSAGGHVCGDLATRFDAKVYTPVDAADRLSARPAVAAPIYAVQSMSDPLAHGGSRDMLLGPNSSSAMQMAHSVARNVTSATPPTFLAHAEDDTVVSVENSVEMRAALKAAGVKVETHLFTVGGHGLGTPGPAGEPARHWKELFATWARAQGLG
- a CDS encoding DUF5597 domain-containing protein encodes the protein MKSMKVLKALVGCLVLSLSSMMGAAQAQGLPHLERRGAATQLIVDGKPFLILGGETHNSSYNSADYMAPVWPMLRSMNLNTVLVPVAWEDIEPQEGHFTFKVVDDFAAGARKNNLRLVILWFGSWKNTYSSYVPAWVKSDLARFPRVEMSSGQGTERLSPFSSAAQTSDARAFARLMRHIAAIDRVQRTVLMVQVQNEVGVIPQSRDHSAVAEAAFAAPVPSELMQHLTTNRTRLNPTLRSVWEAAGARASGTWQEVFGTGSVTDHLFMSWFYATYVEKVTAAGKAEYPLPMFTNAALIRPNYEPGQYNSGGPLPSSLDIWKAGAPSLEFLSPDIYFDQFVDWAAAYNRSDNPLFIPEARGGKEGAANALHAFGALNALGFSPFGIDGSEGAGDLDGNGQSVGRRDDAIGHVYGQLAGLAPLILQKQAEGNIRAMVMEGEAQRAGRLRVGNYLANMVRAAPPGGTIDPNSRVGAMLLQIGPDEFLVVGSGDAQLTFTSDTKGLPIVGIQSIDEVFLRNGGMVAGRRLNGDESGQGQLLRLLSSDAAQGKIYRVRLYRYR